In the genome of Cryptomeria japonica chromosome 8, Sugi_1.0, whole genome shotgun sequence, one region contains:
- the LOC131046824 gene encoding uncharacterized protein LOC131046824 translates to MESIRKWRDFFEGAEADICSVIEYAILIAASDCPHEFTKRRDKIVERLYTSTSLCEHQYKSSWREVSDEAIKSAGNVATATIAGTSKMQEVPETEQPDYQCYLKMDANHCRKQKIAAENTRNGVLKMDAQNHSAGPRRPQIVRQQHMFHEENLHDKLDFNKPSFLPSQHKLNSPHDKCVKEKMKAAQRSLQEGYQRVEKAKKQRTVQVIELQDLPSFKSIRPIRRRT, encoded by the exons ATGGAATCGATAAGAAAATGGAGGGATTTTTTTGAGGGCGCAGAGGCTGATATTTGCAGTGTGATTGAATATGCAATCCTCATTGCAGCTTCTGATTGCCCTCATGAGTTTACGAAGAGGAGAGACAAGATTGTGGAGAGGCTTTACACATCTACATCCCTCTGTGAACATCAATATAAAAG TAGCTGGAGAGAGGTTTCAGATGAAGCGATAAAATCTGCTGGAAATGTTGCTACAGCTACAATAGCAG GAACAtctaaaatgcaagaagtgcctgaAACAGAGCAGCCAGACTATCAATGCTATTTGAAAATGGATGCCAATCACTGTAGAAAGCAAAAAATCGCAGCAGAAAACACCAGAAATGGGGTGTTAAAAATGGATGCTCAAAACCATAGTGCTGGTCCTAGGAGACCGCAAATTGTGAGGCAGCAACATATGTTCCATGAAGAGAATTTGCATGACAAGTTAGATTTCAACAAGCCTAGCTTTCTTCCTTCCCAACAT AAATTGAACTCTCCCCATGATAAATGTGTAAAAGAGAAGATGAAAGCAGCACAGAGAAGTCTTCAAGAAGGGTACCAACGAGTAGAAAAGG CCAAGAAGCAACGCACAGTTCAAGTTATTGAATTGCAAGACCTTCCATCATTCAAATCTATTAGGCCAATCAGGAGGCGAACTTAA